A region of the Ignavibacteria bacterium genome:
CAGCAAGGGCTGAAATTCCCATTTGGTAGCATTTTTAAACTCTTGAAGTGCTTTAGTCAGAATATCAGTTTCCAGCATTGCGCAATTCCTGAATCAGTGTTTAATATTAGGGAATACATTAAAAAAGGGAACAAAAATCAACAAATAAAGCCAAAATTAGGCGTTAATGTTTATAATTTCCATATGTTTCCTTTTAGGGAACAGGATAAATGGCGGTCGATAGAAGATGTCGGTAAAGAAAATTGATACTTATGATAAGCAGAAAATACTGCAGCCTGGATAAATGCCCGTTAATATTTTCTGCACTTACAAATTAAAAATTCTTTCTGTCACTTCATTCTTTTCGTTGATAATGCTCAGTATTATAGCATTGTTTATTTCTGCCACCTTTAAGCCTACAATAGCGCCATCTTCAATATTTTCCAGTTCGGCCTTTATCTTCAGGGACAATTTATCCATAGATCAGCATGCCATCAGATTTAACCATATTGGTAAGCAGGCTTTTTTTCTTCAGATCAATCAGATCGACAGGCTTGGAGAGGCTGAAGATGAGCTCGCTGTAAAACCTGAAAAACACATTATCCGGAAGGCCTTCTACACCAAGATCAATGTCATTTGATTCGCTGGATGAATCAAGGTTTGAGCCGAAAAGATAGATTTTTGAAACCTTATACTTTTCAGCTATTTTAAGCAGCTTTATTTTATCTTCATTTGAAATCATACCTCAAAATAGCCTAAAAAATATACTTTTTCAATATGGAGTGAATAATGGGGATTGGGATCAATGGCTAAAATAGCAAAAGCCCATTACTGGGCTTTCACTTATACTCCTGCCTGATTTTACCCGTCCCGCCTTGCAGGAAGCTTAAAAATTCAGCAGGTCGTCCCTGAAAAGCAGAAGTATTGCCCCCTGCGGAACAATAAGATACTTCTCTTTCTCAATTTCTATTTCTATGGCTTCTTTTCTTAAGAATATGGCCAGATCACCCTCTTTTGCCTGAAGCGGTATGTACTTGGCCGAGGCTTTTGCTTCCTTCCACGGCTCCTCGTCATCGGCGGGTGCGCCTGCGGGGTATCCTGGACCGGCCTTTATTACATATCCGCTCTGCACCTTTTCCCTTTCAAGCACTCCGGCCGGCAGGTAAAGCCCGCTCGAGGTCTTCTCCAGGTTTTCTTCCGGCTTAATCAGTACGCGGTCACCTACAACTATAATTTTCTGTAAATCGATCAAATTATTATCCCTTTATTTTACGCTACAAAAATATTTAGAAAAATTATTCTTTGCTACAGAATAATAAAGCCTTCAAAGCTGTATTTTAAGCTCCTTTTTCAGCCCACAATGAGACTTTTCTCCTTCGACAACAGCTCCTCGGGGATTGACCTTAATATCTCTTCTTCAAGCACATTGATAATATGCTTTTTCAGATATGCCCTTAAGTATACAAGGCTTATTTCCCTTTTGGGCACGGGAGAGTTGAATTCACGCACATGCAGCTGCCTTTTTGCCTTATCAATATCCCTTGCGGCAAGAAAGGGAAGAAGCGTCATGCCGAAATTCTTCTCCACCAGCTTTTTTAACGTATCCAGGTTCCCGCCCTCAAACCTTAAGAGGTTAGGCGACAATTCCTTGCCGTCGCGGCTTTTCTCGTCCTTGCAAAGCTGCAGGGCATGCCCCCTGAAACAGTGCCCTTCCTTCAGTAAAAGCATATCCTTTGAAGAAAGATCCTCAGGCGTAATCTTTTTCTTCTGGAAAAGCCTGTGGTCCTTGGATACGTAGGCTACAAAGGGCTCATAGAACAAAGGCTTTTCTATCAGGTCGCTCTGATACAAAGGCGTGGCCATAAGCCCTAAGTCAATTTCCTCTTTCCTCAGCTTCTCCAGTATCTGCTCAGTCTGTATCTCGTCAATTATCATATTGACCTTGGGATAATTCTTAAGGAAAGAGTCCAGAAAAAGCGGCAGCAGATATGGCGCAACCGTCGGTATTACCCCAAGGCGGAGAGTTCCTGAAACCTCCGTCGACTGGAGCTCAATAATGTCCTGTATCCTTGCCGCCTCCTGCAGTGTCCGCCTGGCCTGCTCTATAATAGAACGCCCTATGTCTGTCGGGGCCACCGGCTGCTTGCTGCGGTCAAAGATCAATATGCCCAGCTCTTCTTCCAGCTTCTGAATCTGCATGCTTAACG
Encoded here:
- a CDS encoding co-chaperone GroES; translation: MIDLQKIIVVGDRVLIKPEENLEKTSSGLYLPAGVLEREKVQSGYVIKAGPGYPAGAPADDEEPWKEAKASAKYIPLQAKEGDLAIFLRKEAIEIEIEKEKYLIVPQGAILLLFRDDLLNF
- a CDS encoding hydrogen peroxide-inducible genes activator, encoding MVSLIQLSYIVAVDNYRHFATAAKHCYVTQPTLSMQIQKLEEELGILIFDRSKQPVAPTDIGRSIIEQARRTLQEAARIQDIIELQSTEVSGTLRLGVIPTVAPYLLPLFLDSFLKNYPKVNMIIDEIQTEQILEKLRKEEIDLGLMATPLYQSDLIEKPLFYEPFVAYVSKDHRLFQKKKITPEDLSSKDMLLLKEGHCFRGHALQLCKDEKSRDGKELSPNLLRFEGGNLDTLKKLVEKNFGMTLLPFLAARDIDKAKRQLHVREFNSPVPKREISLVYLRAYLKKHIINVLEEEILRSIPEELLSKEKSLIVG